In the Sulfurovum zhangzhouensis genome, one interval contains:
- a CDS encoding RBBP9/YdeN family alpha/beta hydrolase — MSRNDKVLILHGWGGSDAPHWQAELAAEVARNYGTVSFPLLDNCHFPSKNRWVTQVMQLLKEFKPDTVVCHSLANTLWLWLCEEDGMNTVERLFMVSPPSLDTEEKTIKTFFPAPMPTSLHAKEVHMIVSDNDPWVSVDEAAKIASHYNIPLKVIENAGHINADSGYGKWELIENLVMEKK; from the coding sequence ATGTCAAGAAATGATAAAGTACTTATCCTGCATGGATGGGGTGGGAGTGATGCGCCGCACTGGCAGGCAGAACTTGCTGCAGAAGTTGCAAGAAACTATGGTACGGTCTCTTTTCCGCTTTTAGATAACTGTCATTTCCCAAGCAAAAACCGTTGGGTTACACAGGTGATGCAGTTACTAAAAGAGTTTAAACCCGATACCGTGGTCTGCCACTCTTTGGCAAATACACTCTGGTTATGGCTCTGTGAAGAAGATGGAATGAATACGGTAGAGCGTCTTTTTATGGTCTCACCTCCAAGTCTAGACACAGAAGAGAAAACGATCAAGACCTTCTTCCCTGCACCTATGCCGACTTCTTTACATGCAAAAGAGGTTCATATGATCGTCTCTGATAATGATCCTTGGGTAAGTGTTGACGAAGCAGCAAAAATCGCATCTCATTACAATATACCGCTAAAAGTCATTGAAAATGCGGGACATATCAATGCTGACAGCGGATATGGAAAATGGGAACTAATAGAGAATCTGGTAATGGAGAAAAAATGA
- the leuC gene encoding 3-isopropylmalate dehydratase large subunit: protein MGQTITEKIFSEHAGHEVKAGEIVRVDIDMIIGNDITTPISIKAFEESGATKLARPDNFCIVMDHYIPAKDIASANQAKISRDFAYKHDMKYFFDEKDMGIEHALLPEKGLVVPGDVIIGADSHTCTHGALGAFSTGMGSTDLAFGMITGGNWFKVPETIKVELTGKPGKHIYGKDIILELIRMIGVDGALYKAIEFTGEAVQYLSMADRFSIANMVIEAGAKNGIFAVDDVTLKYLEERKAENGGLRAEPKIHYADADANYCQTLTINTAALSPVVAYPFLPENGKPIETAVADDLKIDQVMIGSCTNGRIEDLRIAAEIMKGKRVAKHTRMIVTPGTQKILLQAQHEGLIDILINAGAVVSNPTCGACLGGYMGILGDGERCVATTNRNFVGRMGARTSEIYLANSAVAAASAIAGKIVDPRDI, encoded by the coding sequence ATGGGTCAAACTATTACAGAGAAGATCTTTTCAGAACATGCCGGACATGAAGTAAAGGCTGGAGAGATCGTAAGAGTAGATATCGATATGATCATCGGTAATGATATCACTACACCGATCTCTATTAAAGCATTTGAAGAGAGCGGAGCGACAAAACTTGCAAGACCGGATAACTTCTGTATCGTTATGGATCACTATATCCCGGCTAAAGATATCGCTTCGGCAAACCAGGCAAAGATCAGTAGAGATTTTGCATATAAGCATGATATGAAATATTTCTTTGATGAGAAGGATATGGGTATCGAGCATGCATTGCTTCCTGAAAAAGGTCTTGTGGTCCCTGGTGATGTGATCATCGGTGCGGACTCTCATACGTGTACACATGGTGCGCTTGGTGCATTCTCAACAGGTATGGGTAGTACAGACCTTGCGTTTGGTATGATCACAGGGGGTAACTGGTTCAAAGTACCTGAAACGATCAAAGTTGAGCTTACAGGTAAGCCGGGTAAACATATCTACGGTAAGGATATCATCCTTGAGCTTATCCGTATGATCGGTGTGGATGGTGCACTTTATAAAGCGATCGAGTTCACAGGTGAAGCAGTACAGTACCTCAGTATGGCAGATAGATTTTCGATTGCGAACATGGTGATCGAAGCAGGTGCTAAAAACGGTATCTTTGCTGTGGATGATGTGACACTTAAATATCTTGAAGAGAGAAAAGCTGAAAACGGTGGACTTAGAGCAGAGCCGAAGATCCACTATGCAGATGCAGACGCAAACTACTGCCAGACACTTACTATCAATACAGCAGCACTTTCTCCGGTAGTTGCGTATCCGTTCTTGCCGGAAAACGGTAAGCCGATCGAAACAGCAGTAGCAGATGATCTTAAGATCGATCAAGTGATGATCGGTTCTTGTACGAATGGACGTATCGAAGACCTTAGAATTGCTGCAGAGATCATGAAGGGTAAACGTGTGGCAAAACATACACGTATGATCGTAACACCGGGTACACAGAAGATCTTGCTTCAGGCACAGCATGAAGGATTGATCGATATCCTTATCAATGCAGGTGCAGTCGTATCCAACCCGACATGTGGTGCTTGTCTTGGTGGATATATGGGTATTCTTGGGGATGGAGAGCGATGTGTTGCTACGACTAACCGTAACTTCGTAGGTCGTATGGGTGCGAGAACTTCCGAGATCTATTTGGCGAACTCGGCAGTAGCAGCAGCTTCAGCGATCGCAGGAAAGATCGTAGATCCAAGAGATATCTAA
- a CDS encoding NFACT RNA binding domain-containing protein → MKLYELQAIAKRLNDFSFISRARRVEDNTIELVFDKNESYFFNMTRGHSFVYKAPSQRPMQSYNAPFDALLHSLLAASRILSIEVPGDDRILRIKVAPKSSYKDQVVVLQLEFTGKNTNAILLDEHGIIIEALRHIDAQSSFRVIRPGVELLELPPFESKEEQGELNDVDAFLEDNFSLVQSKKLRELKKQKLTATQKKIDKLKQLVDNLPSETDLEAESVKYTNYANLILANLYQIKPYDKKLETYDFEGHQVTIPFPKDIKTNRLSDYYFNLSKRAKNKAKNVHIEKSNLESKKAFYENIYYALEQAQTPYELELLVPKRAKSLRKKEKLKEGELFWIEDYKVLVGRNSTENQKLLQLAKANDVWMHVRDIPSSHVIIRTDKQNLPESVIQAAAKLCVDFSVKNPGDYEVDYTKRKFVKVQEGSNVLYNQYHTIHVTKEGVEIRV, encoded by the coding sequence ATGAAATTGTACGAACTACAGGCCATCGCCAAACGACTGAACGACTTTAGTTTCATTAGCCGTGCAAGACGCGTGGAGGACAATACCATAGAGCTTGTCTTTGATAAAAACGAGAGCTACTTTTTCAATATGACCAGAGGACACAGCTTTGTCTATAAAGCACCCTCCCAACGGCCTATGCAAAGCTATAACGCACCTTTTGATGCCCTGCTTCATTCACTGCTTGCAGCCAGCAGAATCCTCTCTATCGAAGTACCCGGTGACGACCGTATACTACGGATCAAAGTCGCCCCTAAAAGCTCCTATAAAGATCAAGTCGTAGTGCTGCAACTGGAATTTACCGGGAAAAATACCAATGCCATACTTTTAGATGAACACGGGATCATCATTGAAGCACTCAGACATATAGATGCACAAAGTTCTTTCAGGGTCATACGCCCTGGTGTTGAGTTGCTTGAGTTGCCCCCCTTTGAGAGCAAAGAGGAACAAGGTGAACTCAATGATGTCGATGCATTCCTGGAAGATAACTTTTCTTTAGTTCAGTCAAAAAAACTAAGAGAGCTCAAAAAACAAAAACTTACCGCTACACAAAAAAAGATCGATAAACTCAAACAGCTCGTCGATAATCTGCCAAGTGAAACAGATCTTGAAGCTGAATCAGTAAAATATACCAATTATGCCAACCTCATCCTGGCAAATCTCTACCAGATCAAACCCTACGATAAAAAGCTGGAGACTTATGACTTTGAGGGCCATCAGGTGACTATCCCTTTTCCTAAAGATATAAAGACCAACAGACTTTCAGACTACTACTTCAACCTCTCCAAACGTGCCAAGAACAAAGCGAAAAATGTCCATATCGAAAAGAGTAACCTGGAGAGCAAAAAAGCATTTTATGAAAACATCTACTATGCTCTAGAGCAGGCTCAAACCCCTTATGAACTGGAACTTCTTGTACCAAAGCGTGCAAAATCCCTGAGGAAAAAAGAGAAACTCAAAGAGGGAGAGCTCTTCTGGATCGAAGACTATAAAGTACTTGTCGGCCGCAACAGCACAGAAAACCAAAAACTGCTTCAGCTTGCCAAGGCCAATGATGTTTGGATGCACGTACGCGATATCCCTTCTTCGCACGTGATTATCCGTACGGACAAACAAAATCTGCCAGAATCGGTCATTCAGGCTGCGGCCAAACTCTGTGTAGACTTTTCTGTAAAAAATCCGGGGGATTACGAAGTAGACTATACCAAACGAAAATTTGTCAAGGTCCAAGAGGGATCCAATGTCCTTTACAATCAATACCACACCATCCATGTGACCAAAGAGGGTGTAGAAATCAGAGTATAA
- a CDS encoding succinate dehydrogenase/fumarate reductase iron-sulfur subunit, with product MKIKILRSQTNTHQEYTLPDGETTLLKALTHIKATQDATLTFSAGCRASVCGTCAVRVNGREKLSCAYKVQDGDIIEPLQYHPVLRDLKVDKQPAKKTLSTSTAWLHSFQEAAQNHADEKMSERQTDCILCDSCYSACPVLAVNPDFIGPFALTRAYRYSVDKREENVKGIIDNIQSNGVWDCTLCGECTAVCPKGIDPKMDITMLRSTSVQQGYEDPSFSQMSFGTPDFGGGGFGF from the coding sequence ATGAAAATTAAGATCCTAAGAAGCCAAACCAATACGCATCAAGAATATACCCTTCCCGATGGAGAGACCACTCTTCTTAAGGCACTTACACATATCAAAGCCACACAGGATGCTACACTGACATTTAGTGCGGGGTGCCGTGCCTCAGTCTGTGGAACGTGTGCGGTACGTGTGAACGGGAGGGAAAAGCTCTCCTGTGCGTACAAGGTACAAGACGGCGATATCATCGAGCCGTTACAGTACCACCCGGTATTGCGTGATCTCAAAGTAGACAAACAACCTGCCAAAAAGACACTCTCTACATCCACTGCATGGCTGCACAGTTTTCAAGAAGCTGCACAAAACCACGCCGATGAGAAGATGAGTGAAAGACAAACCGACTGTATCCTTTGTGATAGCTGCTACTCTGCCTGCCCGGTATTAGCTGTTAACCCTGACTTTATAGGTCCATTTGCCCTCACCCGTGCTTACCGCTACAGTGTAGACAAACGTGAAGAGAATGTAAAAGGCATCATTGATAACATACAGAGTAATGGTGTGTGGGACTGTACCTTATGTGGTGAATGTACAGCAGTATGTCCCAAGGGAATCGACCCAAAGATGGATATCACCATGCTACGCTCTACTTCCGTACAACAAGGTTATGAAGATCCGAGCTTCTCTCAAATGAGTTTTGGTACACCTGACTTTGGAGGCGGAGGTTTTGGATTTTAA
- a CDS encoding FAD-dependent oxidoreductase: MVDILVIGSGGAGLSAALTAKQEGASVLVVGKSYPTTSQTSMAQGGMNAALGNVEEDHIASHIADTIKSAHGICDENMVRKMCADGPQVIEWLEQLGVPFSRLDNGQSGISSVAQRQMGGASAKRACYAQDYTGLKILHTLYDNCLKEGIDFLEEHYLLNLITHEGTIKGATFLDIRSGEVVKIDAKSVVIATGGFGALYHGYTTNAYGSTGDGIAAVLRAGGAVSDMEFIQFHPTALKHSSLLISEAARGEGGYLLNSDGERFVDEIKPRDIVARAIFEQFEAGQEVFLDVRHLGETKLMELLPQEVELCRLHEGVNPVTELVPIKPVAHYTMGGIDVDDVLEVNGIKGCFAVGECSNAKIHGANRLGGNSLLEITAFGKFAGENAYKHAMFAKSTPADDTQLQKDKAHIEKIYSQECSINFYEERDKLGKLFYDQVGIVRENDKLEHALHEVITMQVALSKMGIEDQATTHNQNLIEFLEFSNALLLAPTVISSAIARDESRGAHFKRGFECEDDERFQKHIVLQWNKDAQ, from the coding sequence ATGGTAGATATCTTAGTGATCGGCAGTGGCGGTGCGGGACTGAGCGCGGCACTTACAGCCAAACAGGAAGGGGCTTCAGTACTGGTAGTCGGTAAGAGTTATCCGACCACTTCTCAAACTTCTATGGCACAAGGTGGGATGAACGCTGCACTGGGAAATGTCGAAGAGGACCATATTGCCTCACATATTGCAGATACGATCAAATCAGCGCACGGTATCTGTGATGAGAATATGGTACGAAAAATGTGTGCAGATGGACCGCAGGTGATCGAGTGGCTGGAACAGCTCGGTGTCCCTTTCTCACGTTTGGATAACGGACAAAGCGGTATAAGCAGTGTCGCACAGCGTCAAATGGGTGGAGCGAGTGCAAAACGTGCATGTTATGCACAGGATTATACGGGGCTGAAGATCCTCCACACCCTCTATGACAATTGTCTTAAAGAAGGGATTGACTTTTTAGAAGAGCATTATCTACTCAATCTCATTACTCATGAAGGGACTATCAAAGGTGCAACTTTCCTGGATATCCGTAGTGGTGAAGTAGTAAAGATCGATGCAAAATCCGTAGTGATCGCTACAGGCGGTTTCGGGGCACTCTACCATGGCTATACGACCAATGCATACGGCTCAACGGGTGATGGTATAGCAGCCGTACTGCGTGCTGGAGGAGCGGTGAGCGATATGGAGTTTATACAGTTCCATCCAACTGCACTCAAACACTCCAGCCTTCTTATCTCAGAAGCAGCTAGAGGTGAAGGCGGGTATCTGTTGAACAGTGATGGGGAAAGATTTGTGGATGAGATCAAACCACGTGATATCGTAGCCCGTGCGATCTTTGAGCAGTTCGAAGCCGGCCAGGAGGTCTTTCTTGATGTGCGACACCTTGGTGAAACAAAACTGATGGAACTGCTGCCACAAGAAGTAGAACTTTGTCGTCTGCACGAAGGAGTAAACCCCGTAACTGAACTTGTCCCCATCAAACCGGTAGCACATTATACCATGGGAGGGATCGATGTGGATGATGTCCTTGAAGTAAACGGAATAAAGGGATGTTTTGCCGTAGGTGAATGTTCCAATGCAAAAATCCACGGGGCAAACCGTCTGGGGGGGAACTCACTGCTTGAGATCACAGCCTTTGGAAAGTTCGCAGGGGAGAATGCCTATAAACATGCTATGTTTGCCAAAAGCACACCTGCAGATGATACGCAGCTGCAAAAAGACAAAGCCCATATCGAAAAGATTTACAGCCAGGAATGCAGTATCAATTTCTATGAAGAAAGAGACAAACTTGGAAAACTCTTCTATGATCAAGTCGGTATCGTACGAGAGAATGACAAACTTGAGCATGCTCTTCATGAGGTGATCACAATGCAGGTAGCGCTGTCAAAGATGGGCATAGAAGACCAAGCCACAACACATAATCAAAACCTGATAGAGTTTTTGGAGTTCAGTAATGCCCTGCTTCTCGCTCCTACGGTGATCTCTTCCGCTATAGCAAGAGATGAGAGCCGTGGTGCACATTTCAAACGTGGATTTGAATGTGAAGATGATGAGAGGTTTCAAAAACATATCGTACTACAGTGGAACAAGGATGCACAATGA
- the dxr gene encoding 1-deoxy-D-xylulose-5-phosphate reductoisomerase, producing the protein MVLLGSTGSIGVNTLIIAKRYNIAIETLVAGNNIDLLNEQIAEHHPKTVVIANEADRAKVNHTDVRAGSKAILEAIEESKSETVVNALVGYVGLAPTLKATSLGKKVALANKESLVVAGEFIDMSLITPIDSEHFGLWYLMNDRPFSKLYITASGGAFREWEIAKMKNANFADALKHPNWSMGDKITIDSATMTNKLFELLEAKWLFDTTDIDALIEKKSMVHALAEFKDGSTTAHFAGVDMKLPIAFALRGEVTEPILPPTDLLTMGSIEFLPIEERRYPIWQIKEHILGNPHLGVVVNAANEEAIEAFKREQCSFFGMSEMVLDAYKKFENFKADTIDEIIAIDKEVRAYVKK; encoded by the coding sequence ATTGTACTACTGGGCTCTACCGGCTCTATCGGAGTCAATACACTGATCATTGCCAAGCGATACAATATCGCGATAGAAACACTGGTAGCAGGCAACAATATTGATCTGCTCAACGAACAGATCGCAGAGCATCATCCTAAAACAGTTGTTATTGCCAATGAGGCAGACAGAGCCAAGGTCAACCACACCGATGTAAGGGCAGGGAGTAAAGCGATCTTGGAAGCAATCGAAGAGAGTAAAAGCGAGACAGTCGTCAATGCTTTAGTGGGATATGTTGGGTTGGCTCCTACACTCAAAGCAACAAGCCTTGGTAAAAAAGTGGCACTTGCCAATAAAGAGTCACTGGTAGTTGCCGGTGAATTCATTGATATGTCCCTGATCACTCCGATTGATTCGGAGCACTTTGGACTTTGGTACCTGATGAACGACCGTCCCTTCTCCAAACTTTATATCACGGCCAGTGGAGGAGCATTCCGAGAGTGGGAGATCGCAAAGATGAAAAATGCAAACTTTGCAGATGCGCTCAAACACCCCAACTGGTCGATGGGTGACAAGATTACGATTGATTCAGCGACCATGACCAATAAACTTTTTGAACTGCTGGAAGCCAAATGGCTCTTTGATACGACTGATATCGATGCCCTGATCGAAAAGAAATCCATGGTTCATGCATTGGCTGAGTTTAAAGACGGCTCAACAACAGCACACTTTGCAGGAGTAGATATGAAGCTGCCTATCGCTTTTGCATTGCGAGGAGAGGTCACCGAACCGATCTTGCCTCCTACAGATTTGCTGACAATGGGCAGTATTGAATTCCTACCGATAGAAGAGCGAAGATATCCTATTTGGCAGATCAAGGAGCATATCCTGGGAAATCCGCATCTTGGTGTAGTGGTCAACGCAGCCAATGAAGAAGCGATCGAAGCCTTTAAACGTGAGCAGTGCAGTTTTTTTGGAATGAGTGAAATGGTACTGGATGCGTATAAAAAGTTTGAGAATTTCAAAGCCGATACAATTGATGAGATCATTGCAATAGATAAAGAGGTACGGGCTTATGTCAAGAAATGA
- the gyrB gene encoding DNA topoisomerase (ATP-hydrolyzing) subunit B produces MADYGASNIKVLKGLEAVRKRPGMYIGDTSERGLHHLVYEVVDNSIDEAMAGYCDMIKVTLTKEGSAIIEDNGRGIPVTEHPTEKISAATVVLTVLHAGGKFDKDTYKVSGGLHGVGVSVVNALSKKLDMTIFKDGEIHTQSFQKGIPDAPLASGDSTKKHGTKIEFWPDETIFTETVTFKKEILMKRFKELCYLNPKITIDFRDERDDTKELFHFEGGIRQFVEEMNTKEPLSSAQFFSGSAEDAEGGTVEIDIAMMYCNSDTEKVLSFVNNIKTPEGGTHEAGFRAGLTRSIASYISKNANAKEKNTKITGDDCKEGLIAIVSVRVPEPQFEGQTKGKLGSSYVRPLVQKLFSENFNKYLEETPIEAKAIMEQVLLAARGRDAAKRAKELVKRKDSMSIGTLPGKLADCQSKDPEISEIYLVEGDSAGGSAKQGRDRVFQAILPLKGKILNVEKARLDKILKSDEIKNMITALGCGIGDEFDEERLRYHKIIIMTDADVDGSHIQTLLMTFFFRFLRPVIEKGYLYLAQPPLYRYKKGKNEMYLKDDVDLNNFLIENGIAAIESQTMGDNDLVDLFKLVGHYKMTLKDLENRFALPEVVRYMIENPDIIGTSNEALFKTIEAYIDQLGYNILNKSVTDDQIHLYVQTKDGLEELIIDDVLFTNPQYNSAIEIHARINDHITEEFADQDLLELFEQIESNAKKGAYIQRYKGLGEMNPEQLWETTMTPENRKLLQVKIDDLETASETFTLFMGDEVEPRRNYIETHAKDVKHLDV; encoded by the coding sequence ATGGCAGATTATGGTGCTAGTAATATTAAGGTCCTAAAAGGTCTAGAAGCGGTAAGAAAAAGGCCGGGGATGTATATCGGTGACACCTCAGAAAGAGGGCTTCACCATCTAGTCTACGAAGTTGTCGACAACTCAATCGATGAAGCAATGGCAGGTTACTGTGATATGATCAAAGTCACTCTTACCAAAGAGGGTTCAGCGATCATTGAGGATAACGGCCGTGGTATCCCGGTTACAGAACATCCGACTGAAAAGATCTCTGCTGCGACAGTAGTACTTACAGTTCTTCATGCCGGTGGTAAATTTGACAAAGACACCTATAAGGTCTCAGGTGGACTTCACGGAGTTGGTGTCTCTGTAGTAAACGCACTCTCTAAAAAACTGGACATGACCATCTTCAAAGACGGTGAGATCCATACACAAAGCTTCCAAAAAGGTATCCCGGATGCACCGCTTGCATCAGGTGACAGTACAAAAAAACACGGAACCAAGATCGAGTTCTGGCCGGATGAAACGATCTTTACAGAGACAGTAACCTTCAAAAAAGAGATCTTGATGAAGCGTTTCAAAGAGCTTTGTTACCTTAATCCAAAGATCACTATCGACTTTAGAGATGAAAGAGACGATACAAAAGAACTCTTCCACTTTGAAGGCGGTATCCGCCAATTTGTTGAGGAGATGAATACAAAAGAACCGCTCTCTAGTGCACAGTTCTTCAGCGGTAGTGCAGAAGATGCAGAGGGAGGAACCGTAGAAATCGATATCGCGATGATGTACTGTAACTCAGATACCGAAAAAGTACTTTCTTTTGTAAATAACATTAAAACTCCTGAAGGTGGTACGCATGAAGCAGGATTTAGAGCCGGTCTGACCAGATCAATTGCAAGTTACATCTCTAAAAATGCCAATGCCAAAGAAAAAAATACAAAAATCACTGGAGATGACTGCAAAGAGGGTCTCATCGCTATCGTATCAGTACGTGTACCCGAACCACAGTTCGAAGGACAAACTAAAGGGAAACTGGGTTCAAGTTACGTAAGACCACTGGTTCAGAAGCTCTTTAGTGAAAACTTTAACAAGTATCTTGAAGAGACCCCGATCGAAGCGAAAGCTATTATGGAGCAAGTCCTTCTTGCTGCACGTGGACGTGACGCTGCAAAACGTGCAAAAGAGCTCGTAAAACGTAAAGATTCTATGAGCATTGGAACACTTCCGGGTAAACTTGCAGACTGCCAAAGCAAAGATCCGGAAATCTCTGAAATCTATCTTGTTGAGGGAGACTCTGCTGGTGGTTCTGCAAAACAGGGACGTGATAGAGTGTTCCAAGCTATATTGCCACTAAAAGGTAAAATCCTTAACGTAGAAAAAGCACGTTTAGACAAGATCCTGAAATCTGATGAGATCAAAAATATGATCACTGCTCTTGGTTGCGGTATCGGTGATGAATTCGATGAGGAAAGGCTACGTTATCACAAAATCATCATCATGACCGATGCCGATGTCGACGGTAGCCATATTCAAACACTTCTGATGACATTCTTCTTCAGATTCTTAAGACCGGTGATCGAAAAAGGATATCTCTATCTTGCTCAACCGCCGCTTTACCGTTATAAAAAAGGGAAGAATGAAATGTACCTTAAGGATGATGTAGATCTTAACAACTTCCTGATCGAAAACGGTATCGCAGCAATCGAGAGTCAGACAATGGGAGATAACGATCTTGTGGATCTCTTCAAGCTTGTAGGACACTATAAAATGACATTGAAAGACCTAGAGAACCGTTTTGCCCTGCCTGAAGTGGTACGTTATATGATAGAGAACCCTGATATCATCGGTACTTCTAATGAAGCCCTCTTTAAAACGATTGAAGCCTACATTGACCAACTTGGCTATAACATTCTCAACAAGTCTGTCACTGATGATCAGATCCACCTTTATGTTCAGACCAAGGATGGACTTGAAGAGCTTATCATCGATGATGTCCTCTTTACGAATCCGCAATACAACAGTGCGATCGAGATCCATGCACGTATCAACGATCATATCACAGAAGAGTTTGCTGATCAAGACCTGCTTGAACTTTTCGAACAGATAGAAAGCAATGCTAAAAAAGGTGCCTATATCCAACGTTATAAAGGTCTGGGTGAGATGAACCCTGAACAGTTATGGGAAACTACGATGACTCCTGAGAACAGAAAACTGCTTCAGGTCAAAATCGATGACTTGGAAACTGCTAGTGAAACCTTTACACTCTTCATGGGTGATGAAGTTGAACCAAGACGTAACTACATCGAAACACATGCAAAAGATGTAAAACACCTGGATGTATAA
- a CDS encoding phosphatidate cytidylyltransferase, whose translation MIENLSQYQKRWVTGVGLFTLVLFIGLIDNFTLTWIFLGAIYIIAFFEAMRLFELQSNSAYFWAVFIWVIAYFYPNPDDLFFFIAVIFGAAIAYFHNFDKKLILPFLYPVSGMLFILTLYQDFGMMTILWLVITITLTDTGAYFTGKKFGQTKFSDTSPNKTLEGVYGGLFFATLIGSAIGAYIVPFWIAVFVTLFTSASSVFGDLFESYLKREAEVKDSGDILPGHGGVLDRIDGYLFGSIMMLISLRALI comes from the coding sequence ATGATAGAAAACCTATCTCAGTATCAAAAGCGCTGGGTTACCGGCGTGGGACTATTCACTCTCGTCTTATTTATTGGATTGATCGATAATTTTACACTGACATGGATATTTTTGGGTGCAATCTATATCATTGCTTTTTTTGAAGCGATGAGACTCTTTGAACTTCAATCCAACAGTGCTTACTTCTGGGCGGTTTTTATCTGGGTCATTGCCTATTTTTACCCAAATCCTGATGACCTGTTCTTCTTTATTGCGGTAATCTTTGGTGCTGCTATTGCCTATTTTCACAACTTTGATAAAAAACTTATCCTGCCGTTTCTCTATCCAGTCAGCGGAATGCTCTTTATCTTGACGCTTTACCAGGATTTTGGCATGATGACGATACTATGGTTGGTTATCACTATCACTTTGACGGATACGGGAGCCTACTTCACCGGTAAAAAGTTCGGGCAGACAAAGTTCTCGGATACTTCTCCAAACAAAACACTTGAAGGTGTATATGGAGGTCTATTCTTTGCAACATTGATCGGAAGTGCGATCGGTGCCTATATAGTACCGTTTTGGATCGCTGTATTTGTGACACTCTTTACTTCTGCATCATCAGTATTTGGTGATCTGTTCGAGTCTTACCTCAAACGTGAAGCAGAGGTCAAAGACTCGGGAGATATCCTTCCAGGACATGGTGGTGTACTTGACCGCATTGATGGTTACCTCTTCGGTTCTATCATGATGTTGATCTCCCTGAGAGCACTGATCTAA
- the tsaD gene encoding tRNA (adenosine(37)-N6)-threonylcarbamoyltransferase complex transferase subunit TsaD — MILSIESSCDDSSLAITEIATKKVLFHKKISQEAEHACYGGVVPELASRLHAVTLPKLLEETKPYFDKLKAVAVTNQPGLGVTLLEGIAMAKTIASLQKIPLIAVHHLKGHIYSLFIEKETTLPLLVLLISGGHTQIIRVESFERMEILATSMDDSVGESYDKVAKMMGLGYPGGPIIESLALNGDEDRFDLPVPLRNSKLIAFSLSGLKNAVRLEIEKLGGIEGMSKQDKCDLSASFQKALKLHLVQKSKKIFKSETIKDFAIVGGASANKYIREAYQNLCNEFDKTLHVAPLQYCSDNAAMIGRFALEAYQKKQFIDPYEIDVVVTKKQQAGMLL, encoded by the coding sequence ATGATTTTAAGTATTGAATCAAGCTGTGATGACAGCTCACTGGCGATCACAGAGATAGCAACCAAAAAGGTTCTCTTCCACAAAAAAATCTCCCAAGAAGCAGAACATGCCTGTTATGGAGGCGTCGTACCGGAACTTGCTTCCAGACTTCATGCAGTAACACTTCCCAAACTCCTTGAAGAGACCAAGCCCTATTTTGATAAACTCAAAGCAGTAGCTGTCACGAACCAGCCGGGCTTGGGTGTCACTTTGCTTGAGGGGATCGCTATGGCAAAGACGATTGCATCACTTCAGAAGATTCCATTGATCGCTGTACACCATCTCAAAGGACATATCTATTCGCTTTTTATTGAAAAAGAGACCACTTTGCCTCTATTGGTCCTTCTTATCTCAGGAGGACATACACAAATCATTCGTGTAGAGAGTTTTGAGCGAATGGAGATACTGGCAACCAGTATGGACGACAGTGTAGGAGAAAGCTATGACAAGGTCGCTAAAATGATGGGACTTGGATATCCGGGAGGGCCTATCATTGAATCACTTGCCCTTAACGGGGATGAAGATCGTTTTGATCTACCTGTACCACTCCGAAACTCAAAACTCATTGCATTTTCTCTTTCCGGGCTGAAAAATGCCGTACGGCTGGAAATCGAAAAGCTTGGCGGGATTGAAGGAATGAGCAAGCAGGACAAGTGTGATCTCTCTGCAAGCTTCCAAAAAGCGCTCAAACTTCATCTGGTGCAAAAAAGCAAAAAGATCTTCAAATCCGAAACGATCAAAGATTTCGCGATCGTAGGTGGGGCTTCGGCGAACAAATATATCAGAGAAGCCTATCAAAACCTCTGTAATGAGTTTGACAAAACCCTTCATGTTGCACCGCTTCAATACTGCTCGGACAATGCTGCAATGATAGGACGTTTTGCTCTCGAAGCCTATCAGAAAAAGCAGTTTATCGATCCTTATGAGATCGACGTTGTTGTGACCAAAAAACAACAAGCCGGGATGCTCTTATAG